The Burkholderia mayonis DNA window CCTGCGCGCGTTGCCGGAGGCGACGGGCGCGACCAACGCGCAATTGCTCGAGATCATGCTCGCGCAGGACTTCCAGGATCTGACGGGCCAGGTGATCAAGAAGATCATGGATATGGTCTATCTGATCGAGCAGCAACTGCTGACCGTGCTGGTCGAAAACATCGCGCCCGAACGGCGCGAGCAGTTCGCCGCAACGGCCGCCGCGCTCGCCGCCGAGCAGGCGGGCGGCGCGATCACGCCGGAATCGCTGCTGAATGGGCCGCAAATCAACCCGGAAGGGAAGGCGGATGTCGTGCAGGATCAGGCGCAAGTCGACGATCTGCTGGCGAGCCTCGGCTTTTGAGTCGATTTGTTTTGCAGTATTTAAGAGATCGTCAAGATTAATGCCAATAGGCTCCTGACATAAGAGACAGGCATACTACGCTCCTGGTTTGCGGGCTCTCGATGGCTTTCTTTTCGCTTTCGATTGTCGATAATGAGCGGTGCGTGAACCGGCAGACGTCACGCCGCCCGAGATGCAGAGCCTGAATTCGAGGAGGAATGGAGTGAGATCGAGTCGATTTCGCCGGATCGCCGCGACGGCGGCCGGCTTCATGTGCGCGTGGCTTGCCGCGCCCGTCCACGCGGGCCTCGGCGGCGCGCCGATGACACCGCCCGCCGCGGATACCGCCGCGACGGTGCGTTCGATGCAGCGCAGCATCCATGCGGCGGGCGGCGCATCGACGGCCGCCGTCGGCTACACAGTGCGGGAAACCACGCTCGGCTCGGGCACTGTCGTGCGCGAGTACGTCTCGACGGCAGGCACCGTGTTCGCGTTGTCGTGGCGAGGCCCCGTCGCGCCGGATCTCTCTGATCTGCTCGGCAGCTATTTCCCGCAATACGAGGCGGGCGTGAAGGCGTCCCACGCCGCACGCGGGCCGCGCGCGCCGGCCGCGATCGACACGAGCGGGCTCGTCGTCCACACGGGCGGCCACATGGGCTCGTACTCCGGTCAGGCGTGGCTGCCGCAGGCGCTGCCTGCCGGCTTCTCCAGCAACGACGTCCAGTGATCGCGACGGGAGGGGACAGATCTTGCGCTTCCAATACACTCTGACTCGCTGGCTCGGCGCGCTGAGCCTCGCCGCGGCCACGGTCGCACTCGTCGCCGCTTGCGGCGGCGGGGGCGACGGCGGCTCGAACGCGTCCGTCAACACCGGTTCCGGCGGCGGCAGCACGTCCGCGGGCGGTGGTTCGGGCGGCTCGTCCGGCACGCCGCTCGCGTCGAACCAGGCGGCGATCACCGTCAGCACGGGCGTCGCGACCGTCGTCAACATGCCGACCGTCAGCGTGACGATCTGCGCGCCCGGCACGTCGACGTGCCAGACGATCGACAACGTGCTCGTCGACACTGCGTCGTACGGGCTGCGGATCGTCAACACCGCCGCGTCGAACGTGCTCGGCAGCCTGCCCGTGTCGAGCGTGAGCGGCGGCGCGCTCGTCGAGTGCGGCAAGTTCGTGACGAGCTACACATGGGGCACCGTGCGCACCGCCGACGTGAAGATCGCCGGCGAACAGGCGAGCTCGCTGCCGGTCCAGATCATCGGCGACCTCGGCACGTCCGGCGTGCCGACGTCGTGCTCGAACGGCAATTCGCCGTCGAACACGGCCGCCGACCTCGGCGCGAACGGCATCCTCGGGATCGGGCCCGCGCCGTACGACTGCGGCGCGAACTGCGTGACGTCGACGCTCTACAGCAACTACTATGCGTGCCCGAACGGCAACTCGAGCTGCCAGGTCACGACGGTGCCGCTCGCGCAGCAGGTCGCGAATCCGGTGCCGCGCTTTCCGGCCGACAACAACGGCGTGGTCGTCGCGATGAATCCGCCGTCAGGCGGCAGTGCGACCGGCACGCTGACGTTCGGCATCAACACGCAGGCGAACAACGCGCTGCCGGCGGGCGTGACCAAGCTCACGTCGACGACGGCGGGCGACCTGACGGGCACGTTGCTCGGCCGCGCGATCAGTACGGCGTTCTTCGACACCGGATCGAACGCGTACTTCTTCGACACGGGCGGCAGTACGGCCGTCACGCTGCCCGTTTGCAGCAACAACTCGTCGTTCTACTGCCCATCGACCACGCAGTCGACGACGGCCACCGTCATCGGCCTGAACGGCGCGCAGGCGTCGCCGTCGATCTCGATCGCCAACGCGAACTCGCTGTTCTCGTCGTACAAGTCCGCGGTGCCGAACCTGGGCGGTCCGTTCGGCGACACACGGATGCTCGACTTCGGCCTGCCGCACTTCTTCGGCAAGACGCTGTACTTCGGGGTGGACCAGAGCGGCAGCGGCGGGCCGGCCCCATATATCGCATTCTGACGCAACGGGCGGCGCGCGCCGGCATCCGGGGCTCCGGGCGCCGGCGCGCCGCACACTGACGACAAAGGGCGCGAGAAATCGCGCCCTTTTGCATGGAGCACTACGAAAGATGCGCGGCCGCACGCGCCGCGAGCGCCTATCATCGTCAGGTTGTTCCGCAGAGGAAGACTCACGAGGAGAGACGTCATGGCGGCACGTGTGCAGCGCATCACCCCCTTCCTGTGGTTCGACGGCAACGCCGAGGAAGCCGCGACGTTCTACGTATCGGTGTTCGACGACGCAAAGATCACGCGCGTCGCCCGCTACGGCAGCGAGGGCGCGCAGGCGTCCGGGCAGGGCGAGGGCACCGTGATGACGGTCGCCTTCGAGCTCGACGGCCAGAGCTTTGTCGCGCTGAACGGCGGCCCCGCGTTCCAGTTCAATCCGGCCGTGTCGTTCGTCGTCAACTGCGCAACGCAGGACGAGATCGATTACTACTGGCGCCGGCTGTCCGAGGGCGGCGACGAGAGCGCGCAGCAGTGCGGCTGGCTCAAGGACCGCTTCGGGCTGTCGTGGCAGATCGTGCCCGCGCAACTGCCGGAACTGCTGACGGGCGCCGATCCGTCGAAGGCGTCGCGCACGATGCAGGCGCTGATGCAGATGAAGAAAATCGACCTCGCGGCGCTGCAGCGGGCCGCGGCCGGCTGAGCGCCCGCCTGCCGTTTCGCTGCCGTCGG harbors:
- a CDS encoding VOC family protein, with translation MAARVQRITPFLWFDGNAEEAATFYVSVFDDAKITRVARYGSEGAQASGQGEGTVMTVAFELDGQSFVALNGGPAFQFNPAVSFVVNCATQDEIDYYWRRLSEGGDESAQQCGWLKDRFGLSWQIVPAQLPELLTGADPSKASRTMQALMQMKKIDLAALQRAAAG
- a CDS encoding DUF2844 domain-containing protein; its protein translation is MRSSRFRRIAATAAGFMCAWLAAPVHAGLGGAPMTPPAADTAATVRSMQRSIHAAGGASTAAVGYTVRETTLGSGTVVREYVSTAGTVFALSWRGPVAPDLSDLLGSYFPQYEAGVKASHAARGPRAPAAIDTSGLVVHTGGHMGSYSGQAWLPQALPAGFSSNDVQ
- a CDS encoding DUF3443 domain-containing protein, which translates into the protein MRFQYTLTRWLGALSLAAATVALVAACGGGGDGGSNASVNTGSGGGSTSAGGGSGGSSGTPLASNQAAITVSTGVATVVNMPTVSVTICAPGTSTCQTIDNVLVDTASYGLRIVNTAASNVLGSLPVSSVSGGALVECGKFVTSYTWGTVRTADVKIAGEQASSLPVQIIGDLGTSGVPTSCSNGNSPSNTAADLGANGILGIGPAPYDCGANCVTSTLYSNYYACPNGNSSCQVTTVPLAQQVANPVPRFPADNNGVVVAMNPPSGGSATGTLTFGINTQANNALPAGVTKLTSTTAGDLTGTLLGRAISTAFFDTGSNAYFFDTGGSTAVTLPVCSNNSSFYCPSTTQSTTATVIGLNGAQASPSISIANANSLFSSYKSAVPNLGGPFGDTRMLDFGLPHFFGKTLYFGVDQSGSGGPAPYIAF